Within the Catalinimonas niigatensis genome, the region GCCGGCCACCGTATCTATGATCACATCCCGGTTGGTAAAGGTGGCGAAATAATAAAATTTGTCCTGGTAGGCATGCAGTTCCGCCGCCCAGATCATGGGGTCAGGACCCATCCAGGAATCAGGATCGGTTTCGGCTACGGTATAAGGACCCTCCCAGTATTTCAGATCCTTGCTCTTCCAAAGCCTGCCTCCCGTACCTGTCATGTAGTACATTTGTGTATGCTGATCGGCCAGGATAAAGGGATCACTTAGCCGGATAGAGTCCAGTGGAATGTTTTTTCTGATCGTTCGCTCCTGCTGTGCATGACCAAGGGTAGCGACAAACAGGCATAAGGCGATGGATAAAGTAATGCTAAGTCGTTGAGGTAAGATAGGTAGTTGCTTCATGGGATAATGCGCTAAAAACCCTGAAGCTAAAACAATTCAGAGAAAAATGCTAAGCCTACATTCTATGAAGAGCCATTTCAAACCCATGAAGTCTTAGTAGCCTGCCCTGTGATTTTGTCATCAAAGCTTTTCTATCTGTGCTTTGGTAGAATGGCTTTTAAGAGATTTTTGTTAAGTTTAAATATGGACAGTGTAAGGATAGATATATTGAACCCTAAAGCCAAAAAGCTTCTGGAAGACCTGGAAGCTTTGGAACTGATTGCCATCAGAAAAGATAAAAACCAAAGTTTTGAAGAAGTACTAAGACGGCTTCGCAAGAAAGCAGCGTCTGCACCTTCATTGGAAGAAATTACCAAAGAAGTAGAGGCAGTAAGATCCAAAAGATATGGCAAGTAAGCAGAAAAGAATCATTCTGGATACGAATCTCTGGATAAGTTTTCTGATTACTAAAGATTATTCCAAACTCGACCAGTTCAAAGAAAAGTACTAAGCCTCACATAAGTTCAGTTCAACGATCCCATCCCATAATATGTACCTAGATCTGTAGATGTATCTAATCAGTGTGAATATACGTCACTCAGAGGCCGCAGGCCGTATGAGTCTCCCCGTTTTATGCAAATAACTGGGAGATTGTCCAGCGTGGAGCGCTACGGCTTGAAGCCCGCGGCCCGGTCGCAATGCACGAACTTTATTTTTTTACGTCCGGCGTGGAGCGCTAATCACATACTTAGATTTGTGTGTATAGTTCAGATATCACACAGACCTAGGATTGGGAGACAGTTTGTGCCAATCTAGACTTTATCCCCATAGGCCGTATTGCAGTACAGTACTAAGTAGTGTCTGATGATGCGCTGACTGTCCCCATCTGACTACTGCTTTTGGGTCGGTGGGGACACTGACCACGGAGAGGGACATGCGTGACAATCACTTTTATCTTTCCCTTATTTTGAATATCAACGCTAGTGACTCTTAGCTTTGGGAATTTTGTTTTGTACGAAGCATTGCAGTATATATCCGCAATGCAATTGCGGAAGAGTGGGGTTATTGAACGTAGTACTTTATAGTTTTGAAGCTGACGGTTTATCAAAAGATGCATCAATCACAATTACGTTTAAGATAACTTTATTCTTCTTTCCAACTTCACTTGCAATTTTCTCAATATTAGTAACCTTTTTTATATCATTGTCATTATAGCAAATAACTATAAAATGACCTTTTTTTATTTCCTCAACTTCAAGATATTTTACTATTTGTTTCTCAAGGCCATTCCAAAACTTTGAGTTTTTTGCAAGTTTTACTTCTATTAATGCTCTGTGCTCGTAGCCAGATGAAAATTTAAAATCGACAGGTCCTCTACCAAGATTAATTTCCCTATTTAGATCGATATTGTTTGCTTTGCAATAATGTTTTACAATTCCAGTAAACAGTAGTTGTGAAGCTTCTTCACTTTTAGGCCTTTTGCCTTTATCATCCCATAACAATTTATAGCCAGAGTTATTCTCAATAAATTGTTCAAACTGTTTAATTACCTCTTTAGTAAACTTATTAAACCCATTTTGGTTTGAAGGAACTGTAAATGTGAATGAATTTGACTTTACATATTCTAAGGTCTCAATTACCCAATTGTAATAACCTTTTGGATCCTTTGCAATGTCATAAGCTTTTGACCCTTTTTGGTTTCTATAAGCTTCATATTCTGCAATCCATTCTCTGTTTTGCCTTGCGATTTCTATGATGTCTGATTTATTAACTTGACTTTTTACCTCGATACTGTATTGATCTCTTAGTTCCTCGTTTTTATTAGACCAACAAAACTCATAAAATTCCTCAGCGCTTATTGTAGGCAGTTCTCTTAAAAATTTCTTTGGAACCAAGAGGATCGCTTTTTTTGTGTATGGATTTAATGGCAATTCAACCTCTCTGTCTTTCCACCTATTAAATCTATTATCAAATTCAAATTGACTTAAATTAACTTTTCCAGTTGATATTTTATGTCTTTTACAAACATCTTGAGTGTAAAGAACTATTTCTTTTTTAAGTAGAGTTGCTGTCATATCACTAATTCGGTCACATCCAAAGCCTTCATTAAATAGACCGATTTCTTCAAAGTGATTTAGATTGGTAATTCCCATTTTGATAGATTCGAATATGGAATCAACAATCATTTTTGAGAATCCACCTCCTGAACCCGAACCTCCTGTTCCTCTTGAAGCGTAACCGAGGCACACTTCCTCAACTTCTGGAAATCGCATCATATTTAAAAGTTGACGATATCTTATGTCTGTTTCATTTGGTTTAGCAACTGAAGCTATTTTAAAAGCTAAATTGAAGAAATCAATAGTTTTTTGATGTGTATTTATGAAAAAACCGTGGTCTGACTCAAAAACTAAGAATGGGTCAATGAATAACTTAGTATCCATTGACAATATAGGGTCGAACCAATCATCTTCTTTAGTCCTTTTTATTTTAAATTCAGATGAGAATATCATTTTTTGTTTTTTCAGTTTTAAGCATAACAATGGGATAGTATATATTTCGGTTAACTACTTATTCTCGTCTTAAGATAAGAGCTTTTAGTTTAATTTTTGTCAGGTTTTTTATAAAAAAAGCTTCTTTTTTGAGTAATTCCTGTTAAATACTCCTGCATTTTATACTTACTCTTATGAAGCAATTCTTATTTGGAGTGTGGTTACTCTATTTTATCTTTCTCTAACGCTGTTCCTATAATTTTGGCAAAGGATATAGAGCATTTACTCCATAAGCACAATTCTCATGTACCGAATTCCCTAAGGCAAAAGCAGGGTTTGAAGTGAATGCTTTATATTCTTATCCGTAAAGAACTGTTTAGGAAGTAAAGCTTACCTTCTGCGGCATAGGCTGTGCGTTTTAGGCTGCCTGCTTTTATCGCCTAAGCAGGGATTTCCTTACAGTGAGCTGATTTGTAAACCTCTTGATGCAGGGCTGCAAAAAGAAGATTTTGAGCCGTTTTCTCTCTGTGTAGCTGCTGCACAAACATAATTCAGAGGTGATATATGATTGTGCAGCGCTGCACAAAGACAGTACGGGGGCAATATCTTACATTGTCAGCCAAAAATATCAGTTTTGGGGTGCTTTATAGGTCTGTGCAGACAGGAAAAATCATGTTTTGTACCAGAATTCTCTTTGTGATGTAAGTGCAATGTAATAACTGATAGCGAGCGCTCTTTGTGCAGCGCTACACAGGCAGTGCTGGGTGGTCATTTGTGTTTGTGCAGCTACTTCATTGTCAGATAAAATTTCATGTACATATGCCTGTTTCCTTGCACCTTCTATGTAAAGGACCATCCTTCTGTTTTTGCCACTATTGCTGCCTCCAAACTTGTAGGCGGATGTTGTAAAGTAAGTAGGTAAACACTTCAAAACCCTTTAACGATGATGCAAAAAAGAACCATTTCGGCAGAACTGGCCATGGCTGAGATTGCCATTGAGAACGCGCTTCAGAATCCTGACACGCTGAAAAAGCTGAGCGCCTACAATTATGATCGCAAGCGTTTGCTGGAAGGCAAGAGCCTGAAAGAAGAGGTGCAGATGCTGGAGTCTGTCAAGCAGGACAAATACGGTCAGCAGTTTAGCAGCACCGACTCCATGAAAGCTCAGCGTAAGGAGATTGTACAACGCTACCGCCAACATAGCAAAAGGGCGCGTCTGGCGTTTGAAGGTCAGCGGGGCACGCTGGAGCAGTTGCAGCTGTTGGGCAACCGCAAAATGGATACCAACGGCTTGATGATGCAGGTCTATGCTTTCTATAGCAAGATAGTGCTCTTTGCCGAAGAGATGAGCAAGTACAACATCAGTCCGGAAGAATTGGCGCAAAGCAAAGCGATGGTAGAAGCGCTCTCTGCCGCCCGTCAGCAGCAGGTGCAGAGCAAAGGGCAGGCACAGGATGCCACCCAGAAACGTAATGCGAAGCGTAAGGAGCTGAATGCCTGGATGATGCAGTTCAGGAAAGTAGCCCGCATTGCCCTGACCGATGAGCCTCAGATGCTGGAAACGCTAGGCATCCTCGTGCCTACACAAAAGGTATAAACCAGCCGGTGATAAGTGTAATGCGGGACTGGCCCAGGATGCCTGCCCGCATTACCCTTGATCATCAGCCAGCGTACTTAACTTAGAAGCGCTTCTTCCCTAAGCTCATATCCTGTAGCCTGATTACTTCTTATGTCCCGGCTCCCATATTAGCCTGACAAAAGAGCTTAACCTTTCGTTTTCTCTGCTGACGGGAATGCCCGCTACGATGCCGATCAGCAAGTTGTCGGCAATGCCCAGCCGCATCTGAGGCCGCAGGGTCATGTCAAAGTCCCCGTGGTCAAACGTCTTGTTGAATTCCACGCCGATAAAGTTTCTGGTACCGGTAATCATATAATGAAAACTGCTGTGGACGTCATAGGTAGTGTGAAACTCGTTCGTACTGAAGTGCTGTGCAATCATGGGTCCTGTATACACCAGGGTATGAAAGTTGTTTCCCCATCGCCTGGCAACTACCAAAAAGGGATTGTATACATTTCCCGTAATGAGGGGCTTTCCAAAGCTTCTGAAATCAGACAGTTCAAACTCGTTGATGTAGCCAATGGCCATAGAAGTAGCCATAGGTTCACTTACGAAAAAGGACCATTGCGCTGCCACTTTCAGGCTGTTCAAGCGATTGGCAGGAATGGAGTCTCTTTCTATGCCTCTCGTAGGCGCATAAATGGTAAATGGCAATTCTACTTCCAATCCCAGTCTGTCCGCAGGTGCCCATTCATACTCAATGAGGTACTCATAGGAGTCAAACGCCAGGTTATCGGTCAGCCCCATGCCGACATTCCATTCTTTTTCCCCTTTACGGGCGCCAAGGTCTCGGATCAGGTCTATATACAGGGGTTCAGCATGTAAAACCTTGTCCGGTTCCTTCTGATCTTCTACCTGCCGGATGTATACACTGTCTTTTTCTGCGTCGGTAATCTGGGCAATAGCATATAAGGAAGATGCCAATAGGATCATCAGCATCAAAGTTATTTTGATGTTCATTGTTGATTTGTTTTTAAACGGTTCAGAAATTGTCCCCACAAGTCTTTTGGCTCATGGGAGATCGTCAGGTTGAAAACAAATCAGCTTTTGGGTGGAGGGGTATTGATCTGCTGAAAGCCGCTGGTCAAATGGGCTTCCACTTCCGGGAATTGCTGGTCTTTTATGGTGTATGCGGATTGGGCGAGCTGCGTATCAGGGCGTGAACAGACCAGCAAGTCTATCTTTATGTTATTCTTCTGCTCCTGCTCTTCGGTATCCAGGTCATCATATTCTTCAATCGCATTTTCAAAGCCTAACAGCTTTTCAACAATGATTTCAACGATACTTTCCTGATCATTGAAGGATAAGTCTTCGGGGATATGTTGAGGATTAGGGTCTTCCGTGTCAACACTGATGTTGAGCAAATACAGTCCCATCACTCCCCAGAGAATTTTGGTAAACAAGCTATGTCTGATCTGAGCTATCACGCTTCAAAGTTAAGGCTATTTTGCTTCTTTCACAGGGCTACCGAGAGTTTGTCTGTCAGCAGTTGCGCTTTAGCGGTGCTGTTAGGCTCGGTTCCCTCCTACTTTTGTTAAATATCATGCTGTGCTGTCCGGTACCGCTATGCTTACGCATGCCTATCGCTTTTGTTTTCCTTTTTTCTACAGCTGATGTACCAAAATTGTTGTGATGGTTTGTGATCCGGAGGATTTGCCGGTTCACTGATCTCTTTCGCTTCCATCAAACCATACTTCCCAAACGCTGTGTCTACCGAAGCGGCATCATAGTAAAAGAGCTTTACCCCATGCCTGCTTTCAAATCTGTCTTTGCCCAGGGGTGTGCCTTCGCCATAAGAAGCAGTGCTTTTGGAGAGCGCCACAAACACCATATACCCTTCAGGTCTGAGCTGCTGGTAGCAGTCACTGATCAGCTTGGCTCGCTCTTTTTCATCCAGCAAATGAATCAATGCATAACAGAAAATCCCATCGTACAGCTTTTGATCAAAAGGCATATCGCTGACACTGCCATGATACACCTGTATATCCTCTCCATAGTGCTTTTTTGCCAGGGCTATGGCCGTTGCCGAAATCTCAATGCCTGTGACACTGAATCCGTTATCCGTAAATAGCTTTGCATTTCTTCCGTATCCAAAGCCGGGCACCAGGATCTCTTGGATTCCATGTTGCTGAAACAAATGGAGCGTTGCCACGGCAGAATCCGTAGGGGCAAATCCCCACATGGATTGTTTATCTCTGAAGCTCTCTTCCCAAAATTCTGTCATAAGATGTTCTGTTGTGAGGTGGTTTTTCTCTACTGATTCATAAGTTTTTGATATTCACAATGAGGTAATATCGTTTGCTACCATTGACAAATCGTGATTCAACTGATGTCCACCGCTTTCTATTTCACGCACCTTTGCCTGTGGAAGCTTTTGCGCGTATGTAGAGAGATGGACAAAGGGTACTGCTTCATCATCGCGACAGTGATAAAGAAAAATCGGAATATCTTTGGGCAGTTGATCGGGAAAATCTTTGTGCAGCTTAAGCCCTTGTTTCCAGTCTTCGTCGCCGCTCCAGAATGGTGTGGAGATGAGAAAAATCCCGGCAATCTCTTTTTGAACCTGTTGTTCTGAGAGGTATTTCAACAGCATGGAAGCGCCCAGAGAGTGTCCCACCAACATGATTTCGCCTTTGAGCAACGAAATTTCTTTGCCGATCTGCTTTGTCCTGCCAAAATCCGGAGAGGATTCCTCGGGCAAGAAAGGATAATGCAGGGTATACGCTTTTCCTAAGGCCTCTTGCAAAGAGGTGACAAGCTTAGCGTCTGCCTCGTAATCTTCTTTACCTCCTCCGCCTTGTATGAATAACACCTGTCTGCTCATATTGAAAGTAGTATACTATTTAAAAATAGATCTTGATGATTACCATTGCTGGATTACAATGCATACTTGTTTGTCTCTGAGCGCAAATTCCTTTGCACCCCAGGGACGAAGCGTAATGGTGCTGAGGTTAGGATGCAGAAATTCAGTGTGAGAGGAGGCAATGGTCTGGTACACTTCTTCAATATCATTTGTAACCAATCGGAATTCAGGCTGATGTTCTTTCGCCAGCGCCGGGTCCTGAAAAAGATTGATGTGTAATTCGTTTTTTTCAAGTACACAAAAGGGATGCTCGGCATGGCGTTCGTCATGCCCTATGCTGAATTGCAGGCAATCCACAAATAAGCTAAGTCCATCCCGGATGTCCGCATAAAATACATTGGGAACGAGTTTGGTAAAGTGCATATGCAATAGTGTTGGTGATTATAATATTGAAAACATCTTTTCAACCTTTTCAATCCTGCTTTACCGTTCCCTACTTTTTGTTATGCCCTTCCCAATAACCGGCTAACAGTGCTGGCTATAAAAAGAAAGTACAGGATTGCAAAGCAATTTACTGTCCGCCTTGTACAAAAGTAACAAAAGAGCGCCACTGTTAATTAATCACGTCAACCCTTATGCATAATACAAACCGAAACTAATGAGAAGAAGTCGTTTTATTAGCCTTCACATCCAGTTCTGTATAGTTTCCCAGTTCCAAAGTCCAGTCGTACTCTTTGAACTCCAGCTCAGGATCAGCGTCTTCGGGAATCACCTCATAGCGGCGGAGGTAGTCTTTGACACCATCCAGGCCGTCAAAGTCGCCCCGAAACCAGCTAAAGAGGGAAGTAACATATACTTTTTCTTCTTCTGCCTGGTAAGTGCTGCTACGGTTAAGAAATTGATGAGCAATGATATCCAGCTGTTCATCTATTTTCGTGGCATCATAGATAGCGATGTAGGGGCAGCTTTTGGCGCCACAGTTAAGGGCAAAGTGAATACGTCCATCGGTCTTAACTACCCGGAAAGTTTTTTCAAAATCATCAGCAAAAGGATCTTGTATCATTCCCAAAGACCATTTTACCTTAGAGCCGCGGATAATTCCGTGTTCAATATCATCCAGGCTCAGTTTTTCTCCGGCAATCGTAATCTGTTCGGTAGAAAAAAATGCGCCCCGATCATCAAACTTCTCCGGATTGTTCATAAGAATATGCTGCACAAAACCATTATATACATTGATAAAGAAAGCCTTTTTGGCGGCATCGCTGTCCAGTTCCTCTGCCAACTGATCTCTTGAAAGATTCGCCAGCTTTTGGATGATTTGAGAGGCATCTGTTTCTTGTTTAGCGCTCCTGACCAGCTCTTTTGACAAATTTACCAAAGGATATGCCTTGGCTTCTCCAACTCTTGCGTAGATTTCTGTGTCTTCTGCATGCTCAGCAGAAGTACAGCCAAGAAATAAACTCATTATTATAATTAATGTCATTTTTAGAATTTTTTTCAATAATTCTTCACTGTGAAATCCATAAGTCTCTTTCATTACGTAACTTTAATGTAGATTGGATGTATGCACGTTCATAAATGTAACGTAATTTGCGTTTGTGAATCCATAAAAATAACCACAAATGAACGTCAGTGTCATTATACCGACATTCAATGAAGAAGGCAGCATCGGGAAGTTGGTCAAGTATCTCTTATACCATGCTTCTGACAGGCTGGAAGAAATCATTGTGTGCGATGGACATAGCAGCGATGCCACTTTTAGCATTGCACAACAGGCAGGAGCCAAAGTAATTTTGTCGCCCCAGCGGGGCAGGGCAGCACAGATGAACTATGGGGCTTCAACCGCCAAAGGAGATATCTTGTACTTTGTTCATGCAGATACGCTCCCTCCCTCTTCTTATCTGTCAGACATTCACCAGGCACTTGATGAAGGCTGTCTTCTGGGAAGTTACCGCTCGGAGTTTATTTCCAAAAATCCTCTTTTGAAAATCAATGCCTATTTCACTCGTTTTGATGGGGTTCCCTATCACGGAGGCGATCAAACCCTTTTTATTTACAAAGATTTTTTTGACGAATTGGGTGGGTACCGCGAAGATTACCTCATTATGGAGGATTTTGAAATGATCCGGCGTGCCCGCCAAAAAGCAGTGTTCAAAAACATGCGCAAGAAAGTGCGTATCTCTGCCCGTAAGTATCAGAAAAATAGCTACCTGCGGGTAAGTGTTGCCAATTTCATTATTTACAATATGTTTCGCATGGGCTTTTCTCCACAAATTATGAGAACTACTTATTATAAGCTGATCAAACATCCCAAGGCCCAGCTAGAAGAGGAATCTTCCTCTCACCTTCGGGTATATTAGGCATAATTTTTTACATTGAGGCAAAAAGTGTTATGCCACACCAATCCTATCTCACCATTTTATTTTGGCTACTGCTATCCATACCTGTGTCTTTGTGGGCACAATCTGACAAAAACAAAATCATTGTATCCATTGAGAGGTGAGGTTAATATTTCGCCTCTTTTTTAGGGTGTTAGGGTGTTAGGGTTAACTTCTACTTTGAAAGAGAATTACGTTTTTCGCCAACAAAAATGCTAAGTCAAAC harbors:
- a CDS encoding HAEPLYID family protein — translated: MNIKITLMLMILLASSLYAIAQITDAEKDSVYIRQVEDQKEPDKVLHAEPLYIDLIRDLGARKGEKEWNVGMGLTDNLAFDSYEYLIEYEWAPADRLGLEVELPFTIYAPTRGIERDSIPANRLNSLKVAAQWSFFVSEPMATSMAIGYINEFELSDFRSFGKPLITGNVYNPFLVVARRWGNNFHTLVYTGPMIAQHFSTNEFHTTYDVHSSFHYMITGTRNFIGVEFNKTFDHGDFDMTLRPQMRLGIADNLLIGIVAGIPVSRENERLSSFVRLIWEPGHKK
- a CDS encoding class I SAM-dependent methyltransferase, translating into MTEFWEESFRDKQSMWGFAPTDSAVATLHLFQQHGIQEILVPGFGYGRNAKLFTDNGFSVTGIEISATAIALAKKHYGEDIQVYHGSVSDMPFDQKLYDGIFCYALIHLLDEKERAKLISDCYQQLRPEGYMVFVALSKSTASYGEGTPLGKDRFESRHGVKLFYYDAASVDTAFGKYGLMEAKEISEPANPPDHKPSQQFWYISCRKKENKSDRHA
- a CDS encoding alpha/beta hydrolase, yielding MSRQVLFIQGGGGKEDYEADAKLVTSLQEALGKAYTLHYPFLPEESSPDFGRTKQIGKEISLLKGEIMLVGHSLGASMLLKYLSEQQVQKEIAGIFLISTPFWSGDEDWKQGLKLHKDFPDQLPKDIPIFLYHCRDDEAVPFVHLSTYAQKLPQAKVREIESGGHQLNHDLSMVANDITSL
- a CDS encoding VOC family protein, which produces MHFTKLVPNVFYADIRDGLSLFVDCLQFSIGHDERHAEHPFCVLEKNELHINLFQDPALAKEHQPEFRLVTNDIEEVYQTIASSHTEFLHPNLSTITLRPWGAKEFALRDKQVCIVIQQW
- a CDS encoding DUF547 domain-containing protein, producing MSLFLGCTSAEHAEDTEIYARVGEAKAYPLVNLSKELVRSAKQETDASQIIQKLANLSRDQLAEELDSDAAKKAFFINVYNGFVQHILMNNPEKFDDRGAFFSTEQITIAGEKLSLDDIEHGIIRGSKVKWSLGMIQDPFADDFEKTFRVVKTDGRIHFALNCGAKSCPYIAIYDATKIDEQLDIIAHQFLNRSSTYQAEEEKVYVTSLFSWFRGDFDGLDGVKDYLRRYEVIPEDADPELEFKEYDWTLELGNYTELDVKANKTTSSH
- a CDS encoding TIGR04283 family arsenosugar biosynthesis glycosyltransferase — its product is MNVSVIIPTFNEEGSIGKLVKYLLYHASDRLEEIIVCDGHSSDATFSIAQQAGAKVILSPQRGRAAQMNYGASTAKGDILYFVHADTLPPSSYLSDIHQALDEGCLLGSYRSEFISKNPLLKINAYFTRFDGVPYHGGDQTLFIYKDFFDELGGYREDYLIMEDFEMIRRARQKAVFKNMRKKVRISARKYQKNSYLRVSVANFIIYNMFRMGFSPQIMRTTYYKLIKHPKAQLEEESSSHLRVY